In Moraxella nasovis, the sequence TCACCTTTAGATACTGCTGTGTTTGGTAACGCATAGTCATTAAATTCGGTGTATTCTACCACTAGACCATATTTTTCTTTAGCAATCTTTGCTGCCACTTCTGCTACTGCATGCTCAGGACCGCTCATTACGCCCACCTTTAGGACTTGGGCTTCTTCTGTTGCTGCAGGTGTTGCTGCTTGGTCAGCAGGCTTATCCCCACCACAGCCAGCAAGTGCGATACCAGACGCCAAAGCACAAACACCGAAAAATTTTGATAGTTTCATAACATTCTCTCGTTTTAAGTGATAAAAAAAAGATGACGATTTCATAAAAACCGTCAGTAAATGCATATTAAAGCATAATTTAAACCAAATAGAAATATTTTATTAACAAAATCACTCAATTTTTTCGTATAAAGCTTATTCCATTTTAGAATAAATACTTAGCGATGGTCGTACTTTTGTGCTAATACGTCGCCAATTTTTTGGCAAATCATCACAAACGCCACGATGATAATGGTTGAAAGCCACTTAACATAGACCATGCCACGGTGTTCGCCATAACTGATGGCAAGGTTACCAAGACCACCGCCACCAACCACGCCTGCCATTGCAGAATAACTGATAAGCGTAATCATCGTGATGGTGATGGCATTGATTAAAATTGGTAAACTTTCTGGCAAATAGTACTTAAATACCACTTGAGAGCGGGTCGCTCCCATGGATTTGGCAGCTTCGGTCAGCCCTGTTGGAATCTCGGTTAATGCGTTTGCCGTCAAGCGTGCAAAAAACGGAATCGCCGCCACGCTCAAAGGCACAATGGCAGCTGTCGTACCTAGACTTGTCCCCACTAAAAAGCGAGTAACAGGCAATAGGATAATTAATAAAATAATAAACGGAATGGATCGCCCAATATTAATAACCACATCAAGCAGCTCAAACATCGGTTTATTAGCAAGTAAGCGATCTTTACCAGTTAAGAATGCAAAAAACCCCATCGGCAGACCAAATAGCACCGAAATCAAAGTGGACATGATGCCCATATACACCGTTTCATAAGTGGATTTGGCGACCATTTGCCACATCTGCGGTGTCAGCTCAGCGATAAAGCCTTGATATAATTCATGCCACATAGCCAAGCACCTCTGCTGTTACGCCATTTTCATATAAAAATTTTCTCGCCTGCTGTGTCTTATCTACATCGCCTATCATCTCAGCAATGGTGAAGCCAAACTTAACCTCGCCTACATAGTCCATCTGCGACGTTAAAATATTAAACTCCACGCCATATTGCTTAGTCGCTTGAGAAAACAGCGGCATATCCACCGAATTGCCAGTAAAACCAAACTTCACGACAGG encodes:
- a CDS encoding methionine ABC transporter permease, whose protein sequence is MWHELYQGFIAELTPQMWQMVAKSTYETVYMGIMSTLISVLFGLPMGFFAFLTGKDRLLANKPMFELLDVVINIGRSIPFIILLIILLPVTRFLVGTSLGTTAAIVPLSVAAIPFFARLTANALTEIPTGLTEAAKSMGATRSQVVFKYYLPESLPILINAITITMITLISYSAMAGVVGGGGLGNLAISYGEHRGMVYVKWLSTIIIVAFVMICQKIGDVLAQKYDHR